The genomic region CAAAGCGGGTCAGTTACTGGCGGAAGAACGTAGCGTCAACTGCATCTGATCAGTCGTTGTTCTTCTGGTAGACGATGGCCTTCGTGCCGTTCTCACAGCTGCCGACAACCATGGCGCTGTCGTGCTTGTCGGCTTCTTCCTTGCTGACGATTTCGAGGGTGTAGGACGGAACGGCATTCGCCTGGATTTTGACCTCGATCTCTTTCCTGAGCTCTTCACAGTCTTTCGGCGCGGCCAGCGCCGACGTGGCCAGTGCACCGCAGATAACCGCCAAGGCAATACGTTTCATGTGTGAAGCTCCCTGAATGCACGCGCACGGGTGTGCGCTAAGTCTGCATCGGCTATTCGACCACATTT from Pseudomonas yamanorum harbors:
- a CDS encoding DUF1161 domain-containing protein produces the protein MKRIALAVICGALATSALAAPKDCEELRKEIEVKIQANAVPSYTLEIVSKEEADKHDSAMVVGSCENGTKAIVYQKNND